The genome window AGCGAGACGATCTTCGGGATCTGCGCGCGCACCTCGCCCACCACCTTGGCAATGGCCTCGGCGGTGATGCCGTTGGCGAACTTGGTGTTCATCTTGGTCAGCTCGGCGGCAATCGCGGCGAGTTGGTCGGCGACGTCGTTGCCGGCGGCGGGGTCTTTCTTGGCGGCCATGGGACTCCTTGGGGCCGCGGATTGGGGGCGGCCGGGGTGGTCGACGGTAGCGAGGGTTGCGCGCGGAGTCAAGGTCGGGGAGGGGCAAAGGGTCAAAAAGTCAAAGGGTCGAAAGGTCCTCCGTCGCCGACCTCACCGTACGCACCGCACACGGTAGTTGTCGGCGACGCCGTTGAAGTTGCTGTAGCCGTAGTCGAAGCTGACGAGCCACGCGCCCGAGGACGGCGACGGCTGGTACGCGGTGGCCGACCAGAACCACGGGTTACTGTTCTGGAACGGCGCTGCGATCTTGTTGCCGACGGGCTGGCTCATGTCCACGAGCGACTTCAACTCGCAAACCGTGGGCAGGCGCCAGCCAGTGCCAGCGAGGACCAAATTGGTGCAATACGTCTTGGCCTCGGCCCAGGT of Candidatus Tanganyikabacteria bacterium contains these proteins:
- a CDS encoding DUF1566 domain-containing protein, whose amino-acid sequence is MFTFSGDKARFTAKGDGTVADAFLGLTWQQGDSGKGYTWAEAKTYCTNLVLAGTGWRLPTVCELKSLVDMSQPVGNKIAAPFQNSNPWFWSATAYQPSPSSGAWLVSFDYGYSNFNGVADNYRVRCVR